The genomic interval CGCAAGCCCAAGCCTCTCACCGATTTTTCCGGCACAACCAGGCCCTCGGATCGCTGCTTGGACCTCTTCGCCCCAGTCCACAAGAAGCCTCCTCTTGGCAAATCACACGCCGGGATGTCCTTGACGCCTGCGCGGCCACATCAGCGACTTCGTCTACGATCGCGCCAGCGCCGAGGCCGTCCTCGAGAATGGCCAGCTGGCCATCCGGCAGTGCTCGCTGGAAAAGGACGGCAAGGAGGCCCGCATAGCGGGCGCCCTGCCGCTCGGGTTGCGCCCCGAGGACACTCGCCTCGAGTTGACGCTCGACGTGCGCGGGCAAGGGCTCGGCATCGTCTCGATTCTCTCGAAAGGCCTGATAGACTGGCGCGGCGGCGACGGCACGCTGCACGTCGACATCATCGGCACGCAGGCGGATCCGCGGCTGCGCGGCGTGCTCAAGCTGCAGCGCGCGAGCATCGCGGTCAAGACGCTCGAGGGCGAGATCACGGATATCGACGCCGACGCGCAAATTGGCGCGGGCGTCGTCAAGGTCGAGCGCATGACCGCCCGGCACGGCGGCGGCCGCCTCGAGGGCAACGGCTTCATCACGCTCAAGCAGTTCAAGTTCGACAGCTACTTCCTCGACGTCTGGGCGGCGGACGCCAACTTCAAGACGACCAACGGCCTGTTCGACGGCAACGTCGACGGGCACGTGCGGGTGGGCGGGAAGTTCGAGCGACCCACCATCACCGGCGAGTTGACCGTCTCGAAGGGGAAACTGGCGCTCAACGCCGCCCAGGGCGGCGGTGGCGGCCCGGCGGAGCCGGGAACGCCCGTCGACATCTCCGGCCTCAACCTCGACATCAAGGACACCGTCAACGTGGTCCAGCCGAACCTGATGGACGTCCGGGTCAAGGGCAACCTCGTCCTCAACGGGACGCTGATGCAGCCGGATTTCAAGGGCCTGGTCAGCGTCGTGCCCGGCGGCACCATCACGACCTTCTACACCAACACGTTCAAGGTCGAGGAGGGCAGCACCGTCGAGTTCCTGGGCTCGGGTCGGCCGTCGGAGGAAGGCGATCTGCTCAGCGAGATCCTGGGCGAGGATCGCGCCAGCCAGGCGGTGGCCACCGCGGTCCCGAACGCCCGGGTGCGAGTCGTGGCCACCACGACCGTCGTGGACTACGAGAATCTTCACCCGGAGCCGGGCGAGGTGCGAGAGGCGGCCGCCGGATCGCTGGCCACGCACAAGCCCCGGACGGTGACCGTCAGGGCGACCATCACGGGCACCCTGACCGACCTGAAGTTCGCCTTCGTGGCCGATCC from Candidatus Tanganyikabacteria bacterium carries:
- a CDS encoding translocation/assembly module TamB domain-containing protein, whose product is MTLDVRGQGLGIVSILSKGLIDWRGGDGTLHVDIIGTQADPRLRGVLKLQRASIAVKTLEGEITDIDADAQIGAGVVKVERMTARHGGGRLEGNGFITLKQFKFDSYFLDVWAADANFKTTNGLFDGNVDGHVRVGGKFERPTITGELTVSKGKLALNAAQGGGGGPAEPGTPVDISGLNLDIKDTVNVVQPNLMDVRVKGNLVLNGTLMQPDFKGLVSVVPGGTITTFYTNTFKVEEGSTVEFLGSGRPSEEGDLLSEILGEDRASQAVATAVPNARVRVVATTTVVDYENLHPEPGEVREAAAGSLATHKPRTVTVRATITGTLTDLKFAFVADPPSYTQAEIETLLGKPQAITGFISAFAPRSTDSADTGSVLRTVGRDVSYVAATWFANQFLKNTLDPVLGVVLSDYGLDLIGDPARTDLLTGFNLGLYFQTKSLGPFSASYRRVVNTGRTAASTGDTKRYGVNMLGIPLNVGLQGTLMDWLTPSAVIQDLGVTAFLEDTAGFSGEFPASFEELYVGGLTNPWRASIQVGIRGRL
- a CDS encoding twin-arginine translocation signal domain-containing protein; protein product: QAQASHRFFRHNQALGSLLGPLRPSPQEASSWQITRRDVLDACAATSATSSTIAPAPRPSSRMASWPSGSARWKRTARRPA